gcaatttttgttttctctccaaaAATTAAGAGAAACATGAATTATCCATATCAGGAAAGTATATGGGGCACTCTTACAGATTCTACAGACACTGAAGGGTTAATAAGACTTTTTGAAcatataactttattttcaatGGAATCCAAATGTCAGTCATTTACTTCTTGTGCTGCTTCTGTGTTCATTTGGATCCTCTGTATTTATGAAGAGAGCAGAACTCAGCAACTTTGCTAATGCCTCCTCCACTTATGAAATAGAACTACACAGGATGTTTTAGCTGGGGCTCAGTGAAATCAATTGTTTCGAATGTACTGGTTTGAATGGAATTAAACACGGTGGgatggaaaacaataaaatagtgtCAAGTAGAATTTAATGGAACAGAATCGAATCCAATAGAACAGAATGGAAAGGAAGACAatgaaatggaatagaatagaatagaatagaatagaatagaatagaatagaatagaatagaatagaatatatcAGTCAAACTTTGTATCAAGAACtggaaatagggctggggtggtggctcagtagtagagtgtttgcctagcatgtgtgaggcactgagttcaattctcaacaccacatataagtaaacagataaataaataaaggtttagcAATGACtaaaaaactacttaaaaaaagaactggagggCTAGGGttctagggttgtagctcagtggtagagcactcacctagcatttgccaggccctgggttcgtactcagcaccacataaaaataaataaaataaaggtattgtgtccacctacaactaatatatatatatatatatatatatatatatatatatataatatatatatatatatatatatatatatatatatatatatatatttaaaaactatttttaaaaagtaaagagtgAAGAATGGGCATGACAGACACATAGAATCTTATGAATCCATGCATGTATCCATTAGACTCTACTGACATTTTCCTTTGGGATTCTCCCTTTGAAATGGGGGTGGAAGtaatgcagggggtgggggggaggcagAAAACATGAGAGTCGTCAGTGGCAATGTGGTTTCACCTgacattttttttaccttttagtcAAGGAGGGACAGCTCTCAGACCCCTTCCCGGTGTCTTATCCATAGACTTGACCACATCGTGATGACAGTGAAGAGCATCAAAGATACCACTATGTTCTATTCGAAGATCCTGGGCATGGAGGTCATCACTTTCAAGGTAACCATTTCCCCACACGCCAAATTGCAGGTGGATTAAACTTTAATGATAACACCTTAACATACAActtaagggctgggggtatagctcagaggtagagtgcttgcctagcatgtgcaaggccctgagttccatccccagcacctcaaaaaggTGGGTAAAATTTAGCTTAACTCCAAAAACAAAATCACAGGAAATTTGAAGCAAAGATAAAAAGACCAATGAATAGGGGGATTtccagaaaatggagaaaaaagaggGGAGGAAATTATCATGGAAATAATGCAAGagttatgtacaactataatgcactgatttttaaaaagtgggaaaaataatGTTCTGGCcttggcacatgcttgtaatcccagctgctggggaggctgaggcaggagaattgcaagttcaaagccagcctcagcaatttaaggaggctctaaacaacttagcaagactctgcctcaaaataaataaataaataaataagggctggggttgtggctcagtggtagagcactcgccttgcacatgtgagacccttggttcaatcctcagcaccacactaaaaataaataaataaatatactaaaaaaattaaagcctggggatatggatcagtggttaagtacctctgttaccaaaaaaaaaaaaagtaaaaataaaagaaagaaaggaagagaaaagaataaaaaagaaaaaaaggaaagaaggagaggaaaaaaaagaacacaagagAACACTGCAgtctttatatacaaagagttaAGTAAGTATCCAGCACATCAATACTTAGATACATTTGATAGAATTGTAGAACATCAATTTGTAAAATGAGATCCTAAGAGCTTTCTAActcatctaaaaagaaaaagaaacattcaaaTATCTAATTTCCTGAGTCCTACTGGAGACCAGAAGATAATAAAGGAAGGTCACCTTCAGGATTCTGGAAAAGGGACTGGAATTGTAGCTCATTagaggagcacttgcctagcacatgggaggtactggattggatcctcagcaccacataaaactaaataaataaaataaaggtactgtgtccatctacagctttaAACAATTGTGAGGCTATTTGCTcctattaaatgtttttttccttaaagattcTGGGGACATATTTTCAATCCTAGAATTCTATGTCCAGCAAAACTGTTAACCAAAGATAAGTGTAGAATAAAGCATtcttaaatgtttcaaaaaaatcTGCCCATTAGgaaactggggctcagtggtagagctcatgcCTAGCACTCACAGGatcctgagctccatcctcagcactaaaaatcaaacaaaatgagCAATTAAGTTGGGAataaggaagacacagaaatcaGGTTACCATGGTTCCCAAGAGGAAGATTCCAGAAAGAATCTTAGAAAACCATCAGTCCTGTTCTAAACAGAACCAAGAAAGATCCCAAGAAGGAGAAATCCAGGGGAAAATAGAGGTTTCTAGAGATGAATACTATCCTGAGAATTTGTAAAAACTTCAAAAGTGGtaaatgcaggggctggggttgtgggttagtggtagagcacttgccttgcacatgtgaggcactgctttgatccccagcaccacataaaaatactaaataaacaaaaataaaggtattgtgcccatctacaattaaaaattatttttaataatctttttttttaaataaatattttttaatatttagtttttaggcagacacaacatctttgtttgtatgtggtgctgaggcttgagccacatccccagccctaaaaattatttttaaaaagtgtggtaggactaaggttgtggctcagtggtagagtgcttgcctggcatgtgtgaggtactaggttcaattttcagcaccacatataaataaatgaacaaagtaaaggcccatttaaaaaaataaacgaatctcttttttaaaaagtggcaaatgcagagaaaggaaaacataagTGTCCTGCCAAGATgttccttcagcagatgaatggataaactgaGGTATGTCCAGATAATGAAATATCATACagttataaagagaaatgaagcTGGGCAATGTGGTGCACTTCTATTATCCCAGTACCTCaagagggtaaggcaggaggatcacaagttcaaggccagcctcatcaattgagtgagaccctgtctcaaaataatagatagatagatagatagatagatagatagatagattgattttaaaaaagggcttgcaatgtagctcagtggtagagggctcacctaacatgtgtaaggacttgggttcaatcttAAACACCACAAAAAttacatctatatctatatatcatgctgggctggggatatagctcagtggtatggtgCTCACCTAGCAAACTGAAGACTCTGGGTCTGTTTGCTGGTACCACACAGAAACAAAATcatgctgaataaataaatgaaggggctggggttgtggctcagtggtagagtgctcgcctcaaatgtaagagaccctgggttccatcctcagcaccacataaaaataaataaacaaaataaagatattatgtccatatataactaaaaaaaattttttttaaaatgaacagaagAAGGTCTCACCTCATGGAACCATTTATAATAcccacacaaaataataatacacttttattttgtgacattgggaattgaacctaaggccttacatatgccaggcaaggcatttgatcactgagccacatccccagcccaacaataatgtactttttttcaggaagaggtactggggattgaactcaggcacacttgaccactgagtcacaccccagccctattttgtattttaattagagacagggtctcactgagttgctcagcacctcactgctgctgaggctggctttgaactcacaatcctcttgcctcagactcctgagccgctgggattacaggtgtgcaccactgtgcccagccagtaATGCACTTTTTACAATAacttatgaaaatcaaaggatgCATACTAAATACATTTATAATGGTTGCCTAAAGTAGGGACAGGAATAGAGAATAGAGAAAAAATGCATTAAGGAAATGACATGGGCTTTGCAAGGACCAGTGATGACAATAGTATATATAATGCCTCAACTCCCTATACTCAAGACACATTGGAGTGAAATTTCAGAACATCTAGGGCCAATAAAAATTCTACAAGCTGCAGGAGTGGAAGgtgacaaaaaaatgaaaaacggAATAACATCAGACTTCTTATCAGCAACACCAGATTCagggaagaaaatgaagcaatatatttaaaaggctgtggggaaaaaaaccctcaactTAGAATTGCATACTGGAACAAATTATCATTCAATggtaaaagtgaaataaattcattttctgatAGAATGTATGTGGTATCAAACATGatgataaaaaaggaagagaaatggcAGACGCTGAGAGGTACAAGAGAGGATGGAGACATGAAAAAGACTACAGGGTGATGTGGGTTatctatcaaaaaacaaacatatttcttagcactacaaaaaataataccaaaaatattcaactgggttatttaaaaattataaaggagggctggggttgtggctccatggtagagcacttgcctagcatgtgtgaggcactgagttccatcctcagtgccacatgacaataaataaataaaataaagacattgtgtccatccacaattaaatttaaaaaaaaaaattataaagaaccaAAAGAAGAATTAAACATGATGATAGAATTCTGTTGGGAGGGATAGTAATGTGTATGAGCTAAATTCTCATTTATCATAGCAGAGAGATGATAAAAACTATCTAAAGTCACTAAATCGAGAAATAGTAGtgctcccagcagcttggaaggctgaagcaggaggatcacaagtttaaagccagtctctgcatattaggcaaggccctaagcaacttacttagcaagatcctgtctcaaaatacaaaaataaaaagtaaaataaagcaaaaggtcTGGGGCTacatctcagtggttaagtgcttctaagtatgatccctggtaccaaaaaaaataaaaaaataaaaataaaaaataaaaagcagttcATCAGGGATTGTGTTTGGAGGTGTATGGGAGAAAACTCAACTAATTTAGAGTTACAttagaaagttttctttttctttcattgaacaAGCAGTCAGGAGTAGGCAGTCAGAACTCAGGCAGTGGTTGGGAAGGAGGAAATGAATGGGCACAAAAGTGCCAGCTCAATAGGGCGGAAAGGTTCTCAGAAGCCCCACCCACAACCATCTCATGGCCCAGTACAGCTAACATGGCCTCCCTTACATGATGACCCCTTCAGCAAAGAATGCTGGGAAATGTAGgggagttttttttgtttgttttttgtttttggttttttggtttttttttttttttttttagttttaaagccCAGTACACAGTGACTCCATCAgaatttggattttgtttgtaaggaaaaaaaaaaaaaggataacttGGGAGGTTGGATCTCtgagaaggatcacttgagcccaggaattcagggCCAGACTGGACAACAGAATGAGATCCTGactcttccttaaaaaaagaaaactctgcctttaatcctagctactcggaaggctgaggaggaggatgattgcaagtttgagtccagcctgggaaactgaatgagatcctgtctcagaaagaAGAAGGGCTGGTGCCAAGTGTGGTGGCTCACTTTTCTAATCCCAGAGaatcagaggctaaggcaggaggatcacaagtttgaggccagcctcagcaatttagggagaccctcagtaacttcatgagaccctatctcaaaataaaaaaaaaatagaaagggttgggggtgtaggtcagtggtacaaCTCTTTCATAGCATATGCcaggttctgggttcaatacccaatacagaaaaaaaggtgGGAATGTATACTGAGTAGGCAAACTGCTATTTCTGCCATGGGTAGTGTTAGCACAAAGAGTCCGGACCGGACACAAGCTTCATGGATCATTTCAGCCTTTTATTCAGGAAAGGGACTACACCTATGGGAATGGACtcactttcctggtggaaaatgagccattAACAAAGGAGGGGACTGGGCTTATACAGGTTGTGGGTAATTTAGTGAGCATGTCCATTTGGGCACTCAGAAATTTGAGTTTTGGCATTGGGAGTCGGTGGCCAGCACCTGGAAAGGAGTTATCTTGGAAGAgattagtgttttctttttatttccctttttaatatttttttagttatacatggacacggtatctttattttgtttgtttacttatatgtggtgctgaggatccaactcagtgcctcacatgtgcgaggcaagcactctgccactgagccacaaccccagctggaGATTAGTGGTTTTCTAGAGATTATCATTCTAGGTTTGATGAAACACTTTCTCCTCGCCTGTGGCCAGCATCTGAAAAGGATTTAACTTGAAAGAGATGAAAGTTATCCAtgtatggttttctttttcattcccttttccCAGGTTTCACTATTTGGGGGTTTTTCGGGTGGTATAAACATattgtttagagacagggaaataatttcaggaagaaacaaacacataaaatgtGCACACATATTAGAAGCAGTTGCCTCTAGGGGTAAGACTGGGGTGGTGTAAGGGGATGTTGTTTAGTTAGCcctgttttactttaaaaaaaaattccttggggTGGGGGTCAGACTTTCAGATTTTAGCTCCCACtcatctctttctttcattcttttttccttttctttcttggtgctggggattgaaacccccacatgctaggcaagggctctataaCGgaactatacccccagtcctttatttttatattttattttgaggcagagcctcactaagtttctgaatctggcctcaaacctgtgatcctcctgcctcagcctcctgagtggctgggatttcaggtgtgcaccaccacactgggttTGGAACTTTAGTTTTAGGTTGTTTTCTCTTCCTCAAATAGGGAGACAGAAAAGCATTGTGCTTTGGAGACCAAAAATTTAACCTCCATGAGGTGGGAAAGGAATTTGAACCCAAAGCTGCTCATCCTGTTCCAGGCTCCCTGGACTTATGTCTGATCACAGAGGTGCCTTTGGAGGAGATGATCCAGCATCTAAAGGTGAGTGGGACTTCATTCTTCTTGATAAAACCACTGCAGATGCCATAAAAATGGAAGCTTGACTCGGGGAGATCTTCAAACCTCTAACATGACCCGTTTCTACACAATCATCCACTCATTTTGATTGACATCATTGTTTCATGTAACCAgatggatttaaaaatgaaacttcagggctagggttgtggttgagtggtagagcacttgcctagcatgagtgaggcactgaattcgatcctcagcatcatataaaaataaacaaataaataaaggtattgtgtccatctacaactaaaaatttttaaatgaaatttcatatCACCAtttgtaagtatatatatatatatatatatatatatatatatatatatatatatatatatatatctgagactggggctgtggctctgtggtggagcacttgcctagcatgtgtgaggcactgggtttgatcctcagcaccacataaaaataagtaaataaataaataaataaaggtctatctacaactaaaaaaaattaaatgtatatctGAGTTATTTTACGTAAACATgtttacataaaaagaaaacgTTCTACCAACTACATGAAAAATCCATTATATGTAGTCATAAAGGGAAAGTAATTGTAAAAGCCAACAGctatagggctgggagtgtggctcagtagcaTGACACTTTCCTAGCcccgagttccatccccagcactgagagagagagggagagggagagagagagagagagacagacagacagacagacactctTGCCTAGACTGCCTAGGTATGAATTCTGGCTCTGTTACTTATTAGATCATActagatactttttttttcctttttgtacttgggattgaacccaggggtaggtactataccactgaactatgcctttagtcctttttattttattttacttttatttttattttgggggattaccagggattgaactcaggggcagtcgaCTACTGAGCCATGTatccacccctattttgtattttatttacagacagggtctcattgagttgcttagtgcttcacttttgatgaggctggttttgaactcttgattctcctgcctcagccttctgagccactgggattacaggtgtgcataaCCATATCCAGCTAGTTTAttcttatttggagacagggtcttgctaagttgcccaggctggccttaaacttttgatcctcctgcctcagcctctggagttgctcgTATTACAGaattgtgccaccatgcctggccatacTAGGTAccattattgtccccattttacagatgagaaaactgacatACAGGTCAATTAGTTGCTCTACCCAAGGCCATACAACTTAACAGGGTTAATGAATGAAGAATGGCAGAAAATGAGGTGAGAAAATACAGAGGTGTTCTATATGCTTCTAAGGTAGTATTAGGAATTGAATTTTAGTTTTTCACATTGACTATGACATATGAACTTTGTCTTCTCTTCCCACTTTAGGCTTGTGATGTCCCCATTGAGGAGGGGCCAGTCCCCAGAACAGGAGCAAAGGGGCCTATTATGTCTGTCTACTTCCGAGACCCAGACAGAAATCTAATTGAGGTGTCCAACTATGTCTCCTTGTGATTGATACTGGTCCTCGGCCATTTTGTTTCCCTCCGTGttaccttctcccttccttccccaaaaTCCTTGCCCAGGCCCAGAGACCTTCATGGACTGAGGACTTCAGCAGTTCACACATCCTGTTGAGGGCATGTGAGACAGGTGTGGGACCAAACGTACATGTCTGGATGATCTTCATTCAAgctgtgccaaaaaaaaaaaaaaaaatggataatccCACCACAGTAGCTCATTGTTCTTTTTGTCTCACCACTTCACCTGGGGTTTGTCTAGGATATGAGTTTTCTAAACTCTTTAGAGGTCCATGACTGGTTAAGACATCTCTGAGGACCAAATGCAGGTCTTTTCCTTGGGATTCAAAACCTCTGACAGATTTCTACTTGTCTGTGATTCATCCTTCTTCCTCCTTATCTGACTTGCCTCAttcctctgacttttttttcccttcacccTATGGGCCTCACTGAACCTCCGGATCTATATAATTCCTATGAGATCTTCCAGGACCAGCCCAGATGATGCACCTTCTCCTGGAGAGACTTCTCTGGTCTCACTCTCAGGGCATCTAGCACTTTCTCCCTTATTGAGACTTAGCTGCTGACTGAGTATATGGGATAAGGTCAAATTCCTTCTGTTTCTGTCCCCCCACCACTGCCACACCTTTTACTCATTTAGTCAACTAAAACACATATATTGAGCATCTATTGTGTGGTGGGTCCTGTCCTAGGCATTAGAGAGATGGTGTTGAACAAAAAGGATAAGTATATCTATGCTTGTGGTGCTGCCATTCAAGTGGGAGAGAtagaaaatcagtaaaattaaaaaggtattggtgggctggggctgtagatctttggtagagtgcttgcttagcatatgtagGGCATAGGAtgggattctcagcaccacatataaataaataaataatcaataaaataaaggtccactgacatctaaaaaaatatttttaaaaaagggtgtTTGGAAGAGAGGACTAGAGAAAGGATGGTTAATGAGTATAGAGGTGCAGTTATATAAGAGGAACAacttctaagtttttaaaaaatattttgttattttagttgtagttggaacaatgcctttattttatttatttatttttatgtggtgctgaggatcaaacccagcatcccACACATgtttggcaagcactctaccactgagccacaatctcagccccaacTTCTAAGTTTCCATAGCACAGTACGTTTGGCaacaattaattgaattttttcaaTGTTCTCAACATATAGAAATAATCTACGTCTGGGATAATAGACATGCCAATTGccttgatctgatcattacacattgtgtaCATGTCTTGAAATGTCATACTGTATCTCatcaatatgtataattattctgttgatttctaagaaatattaattaattaaaaagaaagagaaaaataactaagATATTAGATATGCTAGAGACCAATAAatactttggagaaaaagaaaacatggaggtTAgcagtatagttcagtggtagagtgaatgctgagcacatacaaggccctggatttcttcttctttttttttttttaatatttattttttagttctcagcggacacaacatctttgttggtatgtggtgctgaggatcgaacccaggccgcacgcatgccaggcgagcgcgctaccgcttgagccacatccccagcccctggatctcTTCTttagcactaaaagaaaacaccGAAAAGAGGGGATGCTGATAAACATTGCTGGAGCAGTTTACAATGTTTAATGGGATTGTCCAGGAAAGCCTGACTGAAGAGACATTTGAATACAGACCTGAAGACTTGAGGGATAAACCACATAGCTACCCAGAGGAAGAATGCACCAAGCTGAATAGGcagtacaaaggccctgaggcaggaatggATGTGGTGTGCACGTGAGGAACAGCTAGAGAGGGGCACAGTAGGAGGAGTGAGAGAGAAAGTTTGGGTAGGGCCTCGTGGACCAAGG
This window of the Urocitellus parryii isolate mUroPar1 chromosome X, mUroPar1.hap1, whole genome shotgun sequence genome carries:
- the Glod5 gene encoding glyoxalase domain-containing protein 5; its protein translation is MLRCLLSRLPVRMSSRTSENQSRRDSSQTPSRCLIHRLDHIVMTVKSIKDTTMFYSKILGMEVITFKGDRKALCFGDQKFNLHEVGKEFEPKAAHPVPGSLDLCLITEVPLEEMIQHLKACDVPIEEGPVPRTGAKGPIMSVYFRDPDRNLIEVSNYVSL